Proteins encoded within one genomic window of Amorphoplanes friuliensis DSM 7358:
- the ychF gene encoding redox-regulated ATPase YchF has protein sequence MSLTIGIVGLPNVGKSTLFNALTKNDVLAANYPFATIEPNVGVVGLPDERLTKLAEIFKSEKILPAPVSFVDIAGLVRGASKGQGRGNAFLANIRDASAICQVVRAFSDPNVLHVDGKVSPADDIETINTELILADLQTVEKALPRLQKEAKLKKDRAPMVAAAEAAFKLLDEGTTLYVGAKAAGIDLDLLTELHLLTTKPFLYVFNVDEDELGNEAFLDEMRALVAPADAVFMDAKIESELIDLPDDEAMELLESTGQTEPGLNQLIRVGFNTLGLQTYLTAGPKEARAWVIPVGATAPEAAGVIHSDFQRGFIKAEIVSYDDLIAAGSMSAAKAAGKVRMEGKDYIMKDGDVVEFRFNV, from the coding sequence GTGAGCCTTACCATCGGGATCGTCGGCCTGCCCAACGTCGGCAAGAGCACCCTCTTCAACGCCCTGACCAAGAACGACGTGCTCGCCGCGAACTACCCGTTCGCGACGATCGAGCCCAACGTCGGCGTGGTCGGGCTGCCCGACGAGCGGCTGACAAAACTGGCCGAGATCTTCAAATCGGAGAAGATCCTCCCCGCCCCGGTCTCGTTCGTCGACATCGCCGGCCTCGTCCGCGGCGCCTCGAAGGGCCAGGGCCGCGGCAACGCCTTCCTCGCGAACATCCGCGACGCCTCGGCGATCTGCCAGGTCGTCCGCGCCTTCTCCGACCCGAACGTCCTCCACGTCGACGGCAAGGTTTCCCCCGCCGACGACATCGAGACGATCAACACCGAGCTCATCCTGGCCGACCTGCAGACGGTCGAGAAGGCCCTCCCGCGCCTCCAGAAGGAAGCCAAACTCAAGAAGGACCGCGCCCCGATGGTCGCGGCCGCCGAGGCAGCCTTCAAACTCCTCGACGAGGGCACCACCCTCTACGTCGGCGCCAAGGCCGCGGGCATCGACCTCGACCTCCTCACCGAGCTCCACCTCCTCACCACCAAGCCCTTCCTGTACGTCTTCAACGTCGACGAGGACGAGCTCGGCAACGAGGCGTTCCTCGACGAGATGCGCGCCCTGGTCGCCCCGGCCGACGCCGTCTTCATGGACGCCAAGATCGAGTCGGAGCTGATCGACCTCCCCGACGACGAGGCCATGGAGCTGCTCGAGTCGACCGGCCAGACCGAGCCGGGCCTCAACCAGCTCATCCGCGTCGGCTTCAACACCCTGGGCCTGCAGACGTACCTGACGGCCGGCCCGAAGGAAGCCCGCGCCTGGGTCATCCCGGTCGGCGCCACGGCCCCGGAAGCGGCAGGAGTCATCCACTCCGACTTCCAGCGCGGCTTCATCAAGGCCGAAATCGTCAGCTACGACGACCTGATCGCCGCCGGCTCCATGTCCGCCGCCAAGGCCGCCGGCAAGGTCCGCATGGAAGGCAAGGACTACATCATGAAGGACGGCGACGTGGTGGAGTTCCGCTTCAACGTCTGA
- a CDS encoding helix-turn-helix domain-containing protein: MADDGRRLGARLRALRESGFSNQPVTQGVVATALGRSVPLVSSWEKGKAQPSEEWLNAYARFFASPRSIEDGHPRLLTEEDLREEELDRFEGLFRELLQLRVAGSGTPPVPSNADELTTRSPWEGMWHFPDQASITLVCARLPAELRASEIYSSPASPDYVELYSYSDLDALMELYGHVYAANPGVTVRRKLADELTQDDVTSHLVLMGGVDWNPMTRRVTQSLNLPVAQDRREGNDPDVGSFRVLDHNGQATVFRSKLEGDRLTEDVAQFCRAPNPFNRKRSVTICNGNYGRGTYAAVRTLTDPRFRDRNRAYIEQRYTPDDTYSILARVSIVAGEVITPDWTMAGTVLHEWSNAA, encoded by the coding sequence ATGGCTGACGACGGCAGGCGGCTCGGCGCGCGCCTTCGTGCGCTGCGCGAGTCCGGATTCTCCAACCAGCCCGTGACACAGGGCGTGGTGGCCACCGCGCTGGGCCGCAGCGTTCCCCTGGTCTCCTCGTGGGAGAAGGGGAAGGCGCAGCCGTCCGAGGAGTGGCTCAACGCGTACGCCCGCTTTTTTGCCAGTCCCCGGTCGATCGAGGACGGGCATCCGCGGCTGCTGACCGAGGAGGACCTCCGCGAGGAGGAACTGGACCGCTTCGAGGGACTGTTCCGCGAGCTGTTGCAGCTCCGCGTGGCCGGCTCCGGGACGCCGCCCGTCCCGTCGAACGCCGACGAGCTGACCACCCGGTCGCCCTGGGAAGGCATGTGGCACTTCCCGGACCAGGCGTCGATCACCCTGGTCTGCGCCCGCCTCCCCGCCGAGCTGCGGGCGAGCGAGATCTACTCGTCGCCGGCCAGCCCCGACTACGTCGAGCTCTACTCCTACTCGGACCTCGACGCGCTGATGGAGCTCTACGGCCACGTCTACGCCGCGAACCCCGGCGTCACCGTGCGGCGCAAGCTCGCCGACGAGCTGACCCAGGACGACGTCACCAGCCACCTCGTCCTCATGGGTGGCGTCGACTGGAACCCCATGACGCGCCGGGTCACACAGTCGTTGAACCTTCCGGTCGCGCAGGACCGGCGCGAGGGAAATGATCCGGACGTCGGTTCCTTCCGTGTACTCGACCACAACGGCCAGGCGACGGTGTTCCGCTCGAAACTGGAGGGTGATCGTCTGACCGAGGACGTCGCCCAGTTCTGCCGCGCGCCGAACCCGTTCAACCGGAAGAGGTCGGTCACCATCTGCAACGGCAACTACGGTCGCGGGACCTACGCCGCGGTGCGCACCCTGACCGACCCGCGCTTCCGTGACCGCAACCGCGCCTACATCGAGCAGCGGTACACCCCGGACGACACCTACAGCATCCTCGCCCGGGTCAGCATCGTCGCGGGTGAGGTCATCACCCCCGACTGGACCATGGCCGGCACCGTTCTGCACGAGTGGTCGAACGCGGCATGA
- a CDS encoding GNAT family N-acetyltransferase: protein MGGLGTLRIAPRAPGDIDRLGRTFGPQAQSYYLERSRRQGVLLVARVGERAIGAVFVSTEPAPESAIIRRLGKVPMLHKLMVDEQLRRRGIGTRLIRSAEAELRRLRQHRVAVGVDIDNPSAARLYQRLAYREWAYGLLETVREDVKDGKVILLPDECRVFLKNL from the coding sequence GTGGGGGGCCTGGGGACACTGCGCATCGCACCCCGGGCGCCCGGCGACATCGACCGGCTCGGCCGCACGTTCGGGCCGCAGGCCCAGAGCTACTACCTGGAACGCTCACGCCGGCAGGGCGTGCTGCTGGTCGCCCGCGTCGGCGAGCGGGCGATCGGCGCGGTGTTCGTCTCCACCGAGCCCGCGCCCGAGTCCGCGATCATCCGCCGCCTCGGCAAGGTCCCGATGCTCCACAAGCTCATGGTCGACGAACAGCTGAGACGTCGCGGGATCGGCACCAGGCTGATCAGGAGCGCCGAGGCCGAGCTCCGCCGGCTCCGCCAGCACCGGGTCGCCGTCGGGGTCGACATCGACAACCCGTCCGCGGCCCGGCTCTACCAGCGGCTCGCCTACCGGGAGTGGGCCTACGGCCTGCTCGAGACGGTGCGGGAGGACGTCAAGGACGGCAAGGTGATTCTCCTGCCGGACGAGTGCCGCGTCTTCCTGAAGAACCTTTAG
- a CDS encoding class I SAM-dependent methyltransferase: MDMDPRVRRRYEVYDEDQRLRRPGLGDLVRLRTWDIFDRYVPTGVRVADIGGGPGIHADRLARGDREVLLFDPMPGHVEIARGRGTFQAEIAEARQVPLDDASVDVVLLMGPLYHLVEPEDRLAALREAARVLRPGGLILAEIITRYAWVMDATGKGLLGEPGTWDDFDWIARTGVSKDPDQVVDGSFFAYFHRPEELRAELTQAGFEDVELLAVEGFAGLFGDLAERMREPGDLLRALRITEAEPSMLGASAHVLGLARSCPNPASR; this comes from the coding sequence ATGGACATGGATCCGCGGGTGCGGCGACGCTACGAGGTCTACGACGAGGACCAGCGGCTGCGCCGTCCCGGCCTCGGCGACCTGGTCCGGCTCCGCACCTGGGACATCTTCGACCGGTACGTGCCCACGGGCGTCCGCGTGGCAGACATCGGCGGGGGCCCGGGCATCCACGCGGACCGCCTCGCCCGCGGCGACCGGGAGGTGCTGCTCTTCGACCCGATGCCGGGACACGTCGAGATCGCGCGCGGCCGGGGCACCTTCCAGGCCGAGATCGCGGAGGCCCGGCAGGTGCCGCTCGACGACGCGAGTGTCGACGTCGTCCTGCTGATGGGACCGCTCTACCACCTGGTCGAGCCGGAGGACCGGCTGGCGGCGCTGCGGGAGGCCGCGCGGGTGCTGCGGCCCGGCGGCCTGATCCTCGCCGAGATCATCACCCGGTACGCCTGGGTCATGGACGCCACGGGCAAGGGACTGCTCGGCGAGCCGGGCACCTGGGACGACTTCGACTGGATCGCGCGTACCGGGGTGAGCAAGGATCCGGACCAGGTCGTCGACGGCAGCTTCTTCGCGTATTTCCACCGGCCCGAGGAGTTGCGGGCGGAGCTCACGCAGGCCGGCTTCGAGGACGTCGAGTTGCTGGCGGTCGAGGGGTTCGCCGGGCTGTTCGGTGATCTGGCCGAGCGCATGCGGGAGCCGGGCGACCTGTTGCGGGCGCTGCGGATCACCGAGGCCGAGCCGAGCATGCTGGGCGCCAGTGCGCACGTTCTGGGCCTCGCACGCTCATGTCCGAATCCCGCCAGCCGTTGA